The Colius striatus isolate bColStr4 chromosome 9, bColStr4.1.hap1, whole genome shotgun sequence genome contains the following window.
TCCCCATCGAACAGCATCCTTTGGGGATAGCATTCCTTTACCTCTCCCCAAGACACTTATAAATACACAATAATTTAAaagactgtgaaaaaaaaaatgctcccGGAGCACacataaataagaaaaatgctTAAATAAGAAATATAATCCAGTGATGCAAtagaagtctttttttcccagtgctggGGGCATCCCTTGGGGCTGGTGAGTGCTGCAATGTGATGGCTCCACTGCGATGAGGGCTAAGTGCACTGATCTTGAAGGGCTGCACACCGCAGGTCGTTCAGTATTTGGAAGAGATGGAGGATGGCAGAGGCTTCCAAGCAGCCGTTGCTCTCCTGTGGCAGGGAGAAGGGGGATATTATTGCCGGGAACAGGGTGCAGCAAGCCCTGCACAGCCATGCAGTCACTGACATCCCGAAACTCCCAGGCCTTGCTGGCCTGACTTACTGTTTTCTTGGCCgtctgcagcttctgcagccagtgcctcagtttcccagaGGGCTGATGTGAAGGAGCCTCCGTGGCCATCTGCAAGGAAAGCGGTCATGTAAGGACTGGCAATGCCCCAGCTTTGCCAGCACTGGGGCAGTGCAGGGCCagaggggtttgaggggaaactCACGCAGTCTCGCAGGTCCTCCCGAGCTTGGGTGAGGAAGGCCAGGGGCTGATGACGTGTCTCAGCGAACCTGGGTGGGGCAGGGAGCCCCAGCACAGTGGTGGTGAGGTCCAGCTCAGCTTCTACCAGCATCACTCGGTCGGGCACCTACAGGTAGGAGCATTCCGGTGAAAGGATGGCTGTGAGCTGGGGGCCGGGAGGCTCAAagctctgcccagggctgcagatAGAGGTGGGACCAGCTGGTGAGGAGGGTGTATACCCCTTTTTTACAGCATCACCTCACTCTTACCGATAGCTCTGCTGTGTTCCATTTCCGATAGAAGAGCCTGGTGTGGCATTTGCGGTCCGACAGCAGCATGATGTCCTCCTGCAAAAGTAAGCCAAAATAGAGACTGAAAAACTGTCATCCTAAGTTTTAGTGATGCTGAGCATCCCTGTTAAGCCTTTAGAGGTTTAAAACCAGGACAAAATTAGGTCCAGCATCCCTCTTGTCTCCAAATTCCCttggaaaacacctttcttATCCCTGAACACCCTCTTTGTCCccaaactgctgcagaaaaTATCCACCTTGTCACTCAGGGTCTCAAATTTGGCATCCCCCCTGCCTTGCCCTCTGCGAGCCAACAGCCCCCTGTTGCCAGTAgtactcacaaactgctccttCATCCTCTGCACAGCCTTCAGCTCGTGAGGCACGAGGAACTGGTACTTGGACAAGCTGCAGCCCTTcttcagggtgccccaggggaaggTGGCCCCAAGGCTGGCCCCCAGCGCCAGCACGAGCAGCAGGGTGAAGCCAAGGCATGGCATTTTGCTGACGAGAGATGGGGTTATGATGGAGCGAGGGGGCTGTGGTGCAAGAAGCCAGAGAGGTCAAACCGGATCCGCTGAATCCCCGATGTAGCGATATCTGATGGTGTGGCCGCAGGTGACTTGCTCGGTGGCGAGGCTGTGTGGCTGACAGTGGATCCTGGAGAGCTGGTTtgcctctttccctgtggctgccTTGCTGCTCCATCTCCCCGGCTTTTTATGCTGCCTGCCCAGTGTGATTGCGCTTTCAAGTTGACAGGAAAAtccacagcctggctgctctggaAAGAGGAAAGTGAAAGCGGCAATGAGGGAGGTGCCTCGTCCGTcccctgctgtgctgcctgcctcGACGGGGTGAGCACACCCAGCAACCCGACGATGTGAGTGATGCTCGGGCTGCCTTCAGCCTCTGCTATCCTGGGCAGGTCAGCTTAGGGGCCGCTGCTGCCATGCCAAGCAGCACAGAGGTGCTGGCAGGTGCGGTAAGCCTGGGCActacccagcccagcaccacacTGCAAGCTGCAGGAGACCCTCAGACAGGCAGCCCCACGGAGACAGTGGGCAAAAGGCAGCCAGGAGGAGTCTGGTGACTCCTGAGAGACAATAGGGTTCATGGCTCAGTTTCCCTGCAGGAAGCACAGCACAACTCGTGTGGGTGGAGGTGGGAGGcaggcaaaagcagcagctgggagcaggcaCTGTTCAACGCAGGCTGCAGGCATGACCTTTATGTTAGTATTGTCCTCAGGGACCAGGCTTGCTAGAAAAGCAGGAATAAGGGTGAAAGCAGAAGCACTGCTATCTGATGTTGGTGGGACATGATGTAGGATGGGACATAGAGCTGTagagggaagctgctggaggtgagCAGGGCTGCCACCCCCACTGAAGCTGGCTGGGGATTCCTCCCTGATTAGCCTGGAAACACAAATGTCAGGTATTGACGCCTCTCTGCTGACAGCTGGAAGGGTGTCATCCAGCAAAATCTGTCCTTCCCTCCAGGTAACTTCCTGCAATGGGAAGCCATCACGGTCATGCTTTTAGCTTCATGCATTCATCAAGCATTACATATAGAAAGTTAGGGCAATACCTGTATCTAAAAAGCAAATACACAATAACAGCAACAGGCATAAATGCGGCAGCTGTAGAGGAATGCTGCTCCTGAAGGACCCATTTTTTAACATTCAAAACTGCGGACTTCAAGGAGTGCAGGCAAATGAGGAAAATCCTTACGCAAGGCTGTAGAAAGATACAGCTGTGGGCAGGCAGCCCAGCATGGACGTGCTGTGCCAAGGTGCGGAGATGGGCTGAGATCAGCCATCCCAGCCCCTGCACTAGCCATCCCAACCCCTGCACTAGCTGAGTCCACTGCATCAGGTTGCCCAGGATGTTGTCCAGTTTTGACTGTCTCCAAGggtggagactccacagtctcgCTGGACAATCCATGCCCATTTTTGACCACCCTCATGTGTTTTCTGTTCAGATGGACTGTCATATATTTAGggttgtgcccattgcctctggtccCATTAGCAGACACTATCAAAAACCTCCGAGCctgctctcctccaggctgGACAGTCCTaattctctcagcctttcccagTCCCTTTGTTACTGTCATG
Protein-coding sequences here:
- the LOC104560717 gene encoding interferon lambda-3-like; protein product: MPCLGFTLLLVLALGASLGATFPWGTLKKGCSLSKYQFLVPHELKAVQRMKEQFEDIMLLSDRKCHTRLFYRKWNTAELSVPDRVMLVEAELDLTTTVLGLPAPPRFAETRHQPLAFLTQAREDLRDCMATEAPSHQPSGKLRHWLQKLQTAKKTESNGCLEASAILHLFQILNDLRCAALQDQCT